A region from the Excalfactoria chinensis isolate bCotChi1 chromosome 24, bCotChi1.hap2, whole genome shotgun sequence genome encodes:
- the LOC140262247 gene encoding E3 ubiquitin-protein ligase RNF113A-like: MAEEGSVCSFVFKKRGLAAGRGRRKRPSSDQEQESSGEEGSTVVRKERRRDAPNPMIQKTRRCTKERPSYALSSSDDDDPSKEIGVTYRSTRSAKPVGPEDMGATAVYELDTEKDKDAQAIFERSQKIQEELRGKEDDKIYRGINNYQKYVKPKDTSMGNASSGMVRKGPIRAPEHLRATVRWDYQPDICKDYKETGFCGFGDSCKFLHDRSDYKHGWQIERELDEGRYGVNDEENYEVSSDEEDMPFKCFICRSSFKNPVVTKCRHYFCESCALQHYRKSQRCYVCDKQTNGVFNPAKELMAKLEKHKGEEEEEEESDHSEHGEDPH, encoded by the exons ATGGCGGAGGAAGGCTCAGTCTGCAGCTTCGTCTTCAAGAAGCGGGGCCtggcggcggggagggggcggcggaAGCGGCCCAGCAGCGACCAGGAGCAGG AGAGCAGCGGCGAGGAGGGCAGCACGGTGGTGCGGAAGGAGCGGCGGCGGGACGCCCCCAACCCCATGATCCAGAAG ACCAGGAGGTGCACAAAGGAGCGGCCCTCGTACGCCCTGAGCAGCAGCGACGATGATGATCCGTCAAAGGAGATCGGAGTCACCTACAGATCAACAAGGTCGGCG aaacCTGTTGGCCCAGAAGACATGGGGGCCACAGCAGTGTATGAACTGGACACAGAGAAAGATAAAGATGCTCAGGCCATCTTCGAACGCAGCCAGAAAATACAAGAG gaactgagaggaaaagaagatgaTAAAATTTATCGTGGTATTAACAATTACCAGAAATACGTGAAGCCCAAAGACACGTCAATGGGAAATGCCTCTTCAGGAATGGTCAG AAAAGGACCCATCCGTGCTCCTGAGCACTTGCGGGCCACGGTGCGGTGGGATTACCAGCCAGACATCTGTAAGGACTACAAGGAAACGGGGTTCTGCGGCTTCGGAG ACAGCTGCAAATTCCTCCACGACCGCTCAGACTACAAACATGGCTGGCAGATAGAACGGGAACTGGATGAAGGCCGCTATGGAGTCAATG ATGAAGAAAACTATGAGGTGAGCAGCGATGAGGAGGATATGCCTTTCAAATGCTTCATCTGCAGAAGTTCCTTCAAGAACCCCGTGGTCACCAA GTGCAGGCATTACTTCTGTGAGAGCTGTGCCCTCCAACACTATCGCAAATCCCAGCGCTGTTACGTGTGTGACAAGCAGACCAATGGAGTCTTCAACCCAGCCAAAG AGCTCATGGCAAAATTGGAAAAACAcaaaggggaggaggaagaggaggaggagtcAGACCACTCAGAACATGGTGAAGACCCACACTAG
- the STRADA gene encoding STE20-related kinase adapter protein alpha isoform X1 produces the protein MSFLVSKPERIRRWVSEKFIVEGLREFELFGEQPPGDSRRKTNEASSESIASSHKRDTMSNFLPDSSCYELLTIIGRGFEDLMVVNLARYKPSGEYVTVRRVNLEACTNEMVTFLQGELHVSKLFNHPNIVPYKATFIADNELWVVTSFMAYGSAKDLICTHFMDGMSELAIAYILQGVLKALDYIHHMGYVHRSVKASHILISVDGKVYLSGLRSNLSMINHGQRLKVVHDFPKYSIKVLPWLSPEVLQQNLQGYDAKSDIYSIGITACELANGHVPFKDMPSTQMLLEKLNGTVPCLLDTTTIPADELTMKTSRSSANYGLGESTAVSNVRAANGESTLHPYLRTFSSCFHNFVGQCLQRNPDFRPSAGALLNHPFFKQIKRRASEALPELLRPVTPITNFEGTRPQDPSGIFGLVSNLEQLDVDDWEF, from the exons aCAAATGAGGCGAGCTCCGAGTCGATAGCGTCATCCCATAAAAGGGACACCATGAGCAACTTCCTCCCAGACAGCAGCTGTTATGAGTTGCTCACTATCATAG GCAGAGGCTTTGAAGACTTGATGGTTGTAAACCTGGCCAGGTATAAACCCTCAGGGGAGTACGTCACTGTCAGAAGAGTTAACCTGGAAGCCTGCACCAATGAAATGGTCACATTCTTGCAG GGGGAACTTCATGTTTCCAAGCTCTTCAACCACCCTAACATTGTGCCATACAAAGCAACGTTCATAGCTGACAATGAGCTATGGGTAGTGACATCTTTCATGGCCTATG GTTCTGCAAAAGATCTAATCTGTACCCATTTTATGGATGGGATGAGTGAATTGGCTATTGCATATATTCTCCAAGGAGTCTTGAAAGCACTTGACTACATCCACCATATGGGCTATGTACACAg GAGTGTGAAAGCCAGCCATATCCTGATTTCTGTAGATGGGAAGGTGTATCTCTCTGGCCTGAGAAGTAACCTGAGTATGATTAACCATGGGCAGCGCCTCAAAGTCGTTCACGACTTTCCCAAATACAGCATCAAAGTCCTCCCTTGGCTCAGCCCTGAAGTCTTGCAGCag AATCTTCAGGGATATGATGCAAAATCTGACATTTACAGCATAGGGATAACAGCTTGTGAGCTGGCAAATGGACACGTACCATTTAAAGACATGCCTTCCACTCAG ATGCTCTTGGAAAAGCTGAATGGAACTGTTCCCTGCCTGCTAGACACCACCACAATTCCTGCTGATGAGCTGACTATGAAAACCTCTCGTTCAAGTGCAAATTATGGGCTGGGTGAGAGCACGGCTGTGAGCAATGTGAGAGCAGCCAATGGAGAGTCAACCCTGCACCCTTATCTTCGGACCTTCTCCTCCTGCTTCCATAACTTCGTCGGGCAGTGCCTTCAGCGGAACCCAGACTTCAG GCCAAGTGCAGGCGCTCTGCTTAATCATCCCTTTTTCAAGCAG ATCAAGCGTCGTGCTTCTGAAGCACTCCCTGAACTGCTGCGCCCCGTCACACCCATCACCAACTTTGAAGGGACGAGGCCTCAGGATCCCAGTGGCATTTTTGGGCTGGTTTCAAACCTGGAGCAGCTGGATGTGGATGACTGGGAGTTCTAG
- the STRADA gene encoding STE20-related kinase adapter protein alpha isoform X4 translates to MSNFLPDSSCYELLTIIGRGFEDLMVVNLARYKPSGEYVTVRRVNLEACTNEMVTFLQGELHVSKLFNHPNIVPYKATFIADNELWVVTSFMAYGSAKDLICTHFMDGMSELAIAYILQGVLKALDYIHHMGYVHRSVKASHILISVDGKVYLSGLRSNLSMINHGQRLKVVHDFPKYSIKVLPWLSPEVLQQNLQGYDAKSDIYSIGITACELANGHVPFKDMPSTQMLLEKLNGTVPCLLDTTTIPADELTMKTSRSSANYGLGESTAVSNVRAANGESTLHPYLRTFSSCFHNFVGQCLQRNPDFRPSAGALLNHPFFKQIKRRASEALPELLRPVTPITNFEGTRPQDPSGIFGLVSNLEQLDVDDWEF, encoded by the exons ATGAGCAACTTCCTCCCAGACAGCAGCTGTTATGAGTTGCTCACTATCATAG GCAGAGGCTTTGAAGACTTGATGGTTGTAAACCTGGCCAGGTATAAACCCTCAGGGGAGTACGTCACTGTCAGAAGAGTTAACCTGGAAGCCTGCACCAATGAAATGGTCACATTCTTGCAG GGGGAACTTCATGTTTCCAAGCTCTTCAACCACCCTAACATTGTGCCATACAAAGCAACGTTCATAGCTGACAATGAGCTATGGGTAGTGACATCTTTCATGGCCTATG GTTCTGCAAAAGATCTAATCTGTACCCATTTTATGGATGGGATGAGTGAATTGGCTATTGCATATATTCTCCAAGGAGTCTTGAAAGCACTTGACTACATCCACCATATGGGCTATGTACACAg GAGTGTGAAAGCCAGCCATATCCTGATTTCTGTAGATGGGAAGGTGTATCTCTCTGGCCTGAGAAGTAACCTGAGTATGATTAACCATGGGCAGCGCCTCAAAGTCGTTCACGACTTTCCCAAATACAGCATCAAAGTCCTCCCTTGGCTCAGCCCTGAAGTCTTGCAGCag AATCTTCAGGGATATGATGCAAAATCTGACATTTACAGCATAGGGATAACAGCTTGTGAGCTGGCAAATGGACACGTACCATTTAAAGACATGCCTTCCACTCAG ATGCTCTTGGAAAAGCTGAATGGAACTGTTCCCTGCCTGCTAGACACCACCACAATTCCTGCTGATGAGCTGACTATGAAAACCTCTCGTTCAAGTGCAAATTATGGGCTGGGTGAGAGCACGGCTGTGAGCAATGTGAGAGCAGCCAATGGAGAGTCAACCCTGCACCCTTATCTTCGGACCTTCTCCTCCTGCTTCCATAACTTCGTCGGGCAGTGCCTTCAGCGGAACCCAGACTTCAG GCCAAGTGCAGGCGCTCTGCTTAATCATCCCTTTTTCAAGCAG ATCAAGCGTCGTGCTTCTGAAGCACTCCCTGAACTGCTGCGCCCCGTCACACCCATCACCAACTTTGAAGGGACGAGGCCTCAGGATCCCAGTGGCATTTTTGGGCTGGTTTCAAACCTGGAGCAGCTGGATGTGGATGACTGGGAGTTCTAG
- the STRADA gene encoding STE20-related kinase adapter protein alpha isoform X3, producing the protein MSFLTNEASSESIASSHKRDTMSNFLPDSSCYELLTIIGRGFEDLMVVNLARYKPSGEYVTVRRVNLEACTNEMVTFLQGELHVSKLFNHPNIVPYKATFIADNELWVVTSFMAYGSAKDLICTHFMDGMSELAIAYILQGVLKALDYIHHMGYVHRSVKASHILISVDGKVYLSGLRSNLSMINHGQRLKVVHDFPKYSIKVLPWLSPEVLQQNLQGYDAKSDIYSIGITACELANGHVPFKDMPSTQMLLEKLNGTVPCLLDTTTIPADELTMKTSRSSANYGLGESTAVSNVRAANGESTLHPYLRTFSSCFHNFVGQCLQRNPDFRPSAGALLNHPFFKQIKRRASEALPELLRPVTPITNFEGTRPQDPSGIFGLVSNLEQLDVDDWEF; encoded by the exons aCAAATGAGGCGAGCTCCGAGTCGATAGCGTCATCCCATAAAAGGGACACCATGAGCAACTTCCTCCCAGACAGCAGCTGTTATGAGTTGCTCACTATCATAG GCAGAGGCTTTGAAGACTTGATGGTTGTAAACCTGGCCAGGTATAAACCCTCAGGGGAGTACGTCACTGTCAGAAGAGTTAACCTGGAAGCCTGCACCAATGAAATGGTCACATTCTTGCAG GGGGAACTTCATGTTTCCAAGCTCTTCAACCACCCTAACATTGTGCCATACAAAGCAACGTTCATAGCTGACAATGAGCTATGGGTAGTGACATCTTTCATGGCCTATG GTTCTGCAAAAGATCTAATCTGTACCCATTTTATGGATGGGATGAGTGAATTGGCTATTGCATATATTCTCCAAGGAGTCTTGAAAGCACTTGACTACATCCACCATATGGGCTATGTACACAg GAGTGTGAAAGCCAGCCATATCCTGATTTCTGTAGATGGGAAGGTGTATCTCTCTGGCCTGAGAAGTAACCTGAGTATGATTAACCATGGGCAGCGCCTCAAAGTCGTTCACGACTTTCCCAAATACAGCATCAAAGTCCTCCCTTGGCTCAGCCCTGAAGTCTTGCAGCag AATCTTCAGGGATATGATGCAAAATCTGACATTTACAGCATAGGGATAACAGCTTGTGAGCTGGCAAATGGACACGTACCATTTAAAGACATGCCTTCCACTCAG ATGCTCTTGGAAAAGCTGAATGGAACTGTTCCCTGCCTGCTAGACACCACCACAATTCCTGCTGATGAGCTGACTATGAAAACCTCTCGTTCAAGTGCAAATTATGGGCTGGGTGAGAGCACGGCTGTGAGCAATGTGAGAGCAGCCAATGGAGAGTCAACCCTGCACCCTTATCTTCGGACCTTCTCCTCCTGCTTCCATAACTTCGTCGGGCAGTGCCTTCAGCGGAACCCAGACTTCAG GCCAAGTGCAGGCGCTCTGCTTAATCATCCCTTTTTCAAGCAG ATCAAGCGTCGTGCTTCTGAAGCACTCCCTGAACTGCTGCGCCCCGTCACACCCATCACCAACTTTGAAGGGACGAGGCCTCAGGATCCCAGTGGCATTTTTGGGCTGGTTTCAAACCTGGAGCAGCTGGATGTGGATGACTGGGAGTTCTAG
- the STRADA gene encoding STE20-related kinase adapter protein alpha isoform X2, translating to MSFLRWVSEKFIVEGLREFELFGEQPPGDSRRKTNEASSESIASSHKRDTMSNFLPDSSCYELLTIIGRGFEDLMVVNLARYKPSGEYVTVRRVNLEACTNEMVTFLQGELHVSKLFNHPNIVPYKATFIADNELWVVTSFMAYGSAKDLICTHFMDGMSELAIAYILQGVLKALDYIHHMGYVHRSVKASHILISVDGKVYLSGLRSNLSMINHGQRLKVVHDFPKYSIKVLPWLSPEVLQQNLQGYDAKSDIYSIGITACELANGHVPFKDMPSTQMLLEKLNGTVPCLLDTTTIPADELTMKTSRSSANYGLGESTAVSNVRAANGESTLHPYLRTFSSCFHNFVGQCLQRNPDFRPSAGALLNHPFFKQIKRRASEALPELLRPVTPITNFEGTRPQDPSGIFGLVSNLEQLDVDDWEF from the exons aCAAATGAGGCGAGCTCCGAGTCGATAGCGTCATCCCATAAAAGGGACACCATGAGCAACTTCCTCCCAGACAGCAGCTGTTATGAGTTGCTCACTATCATAG GCAGAGGCTTTGAAGACTTGATGGTTGTAAACCTGGCCAGGTATAAACCCTCAGGGGAGTACGTCACTGTCAGAAGAGTTAACCTGGAAGCCTGCACCAATGAAATGGTCACATTCTTGCAG GGGGAACTTCATGTTTCCAAGCTCTTCAACCACCCTAACATTGTGCCATACAAAGCAACGTTCATAGCTGACAATGAGCTATGGGTAGTGACATCTTTCATGGCCTATG GTTCTGCAAAAGATCTAATCTGTACCCATTTTATGGATGGGATGAGTGAATTGGCTATTGCATATATTCTCCAAGGAGTCTTGAAAGCACTTGACTACATCCACCATATGGGCTATGTACACAg GAGTGTGAAAGCCAGCCATATCCTGATTTCTGTAGATGGGAAGGTGTATCTCTCTGGCCTGAGAAGTAACCTGAGTATGATTAACCATGGGCAGCGCCTCAAAGTCGTTCACGACTTTCCCAAATACAGCATCAAAGTCCTCCCTTGGCTCAGCCCTGAAGTCTTGCAGCag AATCTTCAGGGATATGATGCAAAATCTGACATTTACAGCATAGGGATAACAGCTTGTGAGCTGGCAAATGGACACGTACCATTTAAAGACATGCCTTCCACTCAG ATGCTCTTGGAAAAGCTGAATGGAACTGTTCCCTGCCTGCTAGACACCACCACAATTCCTGCTGATGAGCTGACTATGAAAACCTCTCGTTCAAGTGCAAATTATGGGCTGGGTGAGAGCACGGCTGTGAGCAATGTGAGAGCAGCCAATGGAGAGTCAACCCTGCACCCTTATCTTCGGACCTTCTCCTCCTGCTTCCATAACTTCGTCGGGCAGTGCCTTCAGCGGAACCCAGACTTCAG GCCAAGTGCAGGCGCTCTGCTTAATCATCCCTTTTTCAAGCAG ATCAAGCGTCGTGCTTCTGAAGCACTCCCTGAACTGCTGCGCCCCGTCACACCCATCACCAACTTTGAAGGGACGAGGCCTCAGGATCCCAGTGGCATTTTTGGGCTGGTTTCAAACCTGGAGCAGCTGGATGTGGATGACTGGGAGTTCTAG